Proteins from a genomic interval of Harpia harpyja isolate bHarHar1 chromosome 9, bHarHar1 primary haplotype, whole genome shotgun sequence:
- the KNTC1 gene encoding kinetochore-associated protein 1 isoform X3 translates to MTELRDVAPLQRLLTRSSTSLNSHGRSAREPRRGDTPRPPSPFRRPDVTMGRGKAAGSEGTAVHPGGGEGLGGVVATVRFAFGGSLAHAATRSVSQGSRQFESLKRLRKCGNGLSGARGAAVNMWNDIELLVNDDTGSEQLPVGLGHECGTALYQVDTLLQITSSEKVSVNPQLYACNSRDGSIIVVDRSVALLDSTGQSLQMHIQFDTNVDVVGMCPEKQFLVVGERSGNFHLIHIPTKQTLLTKILFEKSSSEKTYLNLFIEKDNADAGVYHMFILTSNGFFCIMCLPLAKTQEAIDKMDMITAKKLQGQIKTAFISTEEYHSLGCQNFVISNSVNKIHLIIGGKGDYVLSKWEVDTTNNLVSVRSFADSSLIKDAAKLQVFDNLLFVLDTENVLSMWDVYSLTLIWDWPLIHIEEFLLSTESDSSPVIRQGLANVKLIVMTIPDNKQMRSLMVFALPTMQPLYSLEVSIVSSLVQSEIGTDTIYFLEGIHEKHQIPSEGPVSIVVMRSLTEALPENRLSRLLHKHKFTEAENFAIQFGLDVELVYKVKANTILEKLASASVGSYGHEVWLDLVNEAKENLQKIQDSQFVVDYCINAPWPLYETTQEMLNHAKVRILKKDDRTIAPPSDGAPVSITEVLRAQARLTTFYGAFGLEKFSGIAWTEFLNNEDIFKNILFQLEEGNLSCAQYLWLRHQPDFESSFDEKMLENLLNAIHFAVPLKELCLWLRNVVIPFIRRVVPKGQKILAKWLEQCSRNLELTDKANWPENGLQMAETFFTSKNQGEMGLTTFGQWTPLRCDDCEEVHRLKKLVNDLQELITLYRKYNCRLALCDFEKENATTIVFRMFDKILAPELVPSILEKFIKPYLCEHNLQKDELLLQYIKDLLERCRTRSASVFETAWEAKAIAVIGCISDTDLKFDAVLQIMHGAMVPWSAAVEQLVKQHLEMNHVKVKLLQESYRLMEMKKLLRAYGIRDTNLLKDKQMIMRLVKYILKQDTPTSLEDALKIVAAYMLPPVEVYILKMIDLIDKERGEESLTLLKSLTLAEAEKVAERLTVWGTLVLQNKADNSEEQKTQMFMTKTLVEILKFLFSIQKDNPLKKDECEANLNMFETLATLQEDFDIFLSVKEFRNPSLMSRLLENHIKAYETVRSLSKSRKVQTMKCNSEDDKTKNRSTESRLYRLALLLQRSEQELGEKLALRALDAGKVEDAVKICREFYENHCNEETGKLLFSACQRLCHMLGADVPMITPNNMNLPAVIYEMACQAATVCSPENKLYPLDSTSLANCAFVKGQNLLLPARTPICAVLQNLMECSQCELALRLIVCSFGSCLQHGVSNNMDLSLSEKLHDGNMLAETKSFLIAMKQKCTSVIMTTILTLLHKVFNCRLIDQNLALGYCTILPKEDMFNKLWDVINNTWQNYRKVLAVALVGAQLANQCGEAEENKKFQELVTDAEWGIQLGKFGISFETVFRQPPIRKKELIRTLVQNPKVDTDLILNYCSTFMLDSDAALQLCIETLLLQNANTNHVEDDSAEYSEKQPHSTLLARALEIIPLLKSTKDLVTSLSGILYKLDPYDYETIEIVLKVIQNADEKNTSIQLNQALSLLKHLESYKRISPPVDLEHQYVLEHVIPLSPAAQNRLPFHLIFFRTAQCFWNIIAAELSEESFPTLLLISKLMKVSLDTLHMSAARHVFEKKLKPKIFEMQNAGYTSVVNKETTKTVQMIQSYLLSIINPEWAVAIAHKIAQEFPTGPDQIQALKFCLYLAEKWLKNTTAKDESHEKAQVLQKKLYMQYKRSATENVLITHNLNTGEHLKSIGKPANLIILLYEHHSIDQRIQNPTGRDYPDIHMAAKEIAEINDLDMNKIWDKLLDKWLCPSTLPSEKTQEIFPDVQEDEELRRVIYLLQSRPMDYSSRMLFAITTSATSPIGVTQLTFAHRSRALKCLLYLADTNTVESLFKKPIEKVKYFLKCCIYLAEFEILNIPYTYESFHKSPKEGMIKGLWKNHSHEPTAVRLVTELSLEYKVYDSQLWNGLLQKLLGFSMIQYLRRVLLAITGIHSLWEIPNFSRAWRSIVLSPFLTASCPPSPKQLEECCECFVILLKCPVLADLDVIGIAKQYAQLDLPAFALGCLLLIPQSEKREQQIQGFLSTCNTETVLQQIDEHMNTGEVVAFASQIRSLVLDSIINEKLYEKFLKTKYFPLLKQQLMNTHRVKELVEYFAEKNCIDDATALIQEYQEKCGNPILVDTPSCDLLKVYLNGPEETCVLESSSIRS, encoded by the exons ATGACCGAACTCCGGGACGTCGCTCCCCTTCAACGACTCCTCACAAGGAGCTCAACCTCCCTCAACAGCCACGGCCGTAGCGCTCGCGAACCGAGGCGAGGCGACACGCCCCGCCCTCCCTCTCCCTTCAGGCGCCCGGATGTAACCATGGGGCGGGGGAAGGCGGCAGGGAGCGAGGGAACCGCGGTGCATCCTGGGGGCGGAGAAGGATTAGGGGGTGTCGTAGCAACGGTGCGGTTCGCGTTCGGAGGAAGTTTGGCCCACGCTGCGACTCGTAGCGTTAGCCAGGGCTCCCGCCAATTTGAAAGCCTGAAGCGGCTGAGGAAGTGCGGTAATGGTTTGTCAGGGGCCCGCGGGGCTGCG GTAAACATGTGGAATGATATTGAACTTCTTGTGAATGATGACACGGGGAGTGAGCAGCTCCCTGTAGGTTTAGGACATGAATGTGGAACTGCATTGTACCAAGTGGATACGCTACTTCAAATCACATCTTCAGAAAAG GTCTCTGTTAATCCACAGTTGTATGCATGCAACTCAAGGGATGGCAGTATTATTGTTGTTGACAGATCGGTGGCACTACTTGACAGTACTGGGCAGTCTCTTCAGATGCACATTCAGTTTG ATACTAATGTGGATGTAGTTGGTATGTGTCCAGAAAAACAATTTCTTGTGGTCGGTGAGAGAAGTGGCAATTTCCATCTTATTCACataccaacaaaacaaaccttgcTAACCAAG attttgtttgaaaaatcttCAAGTGAAAAGACTTACTTAAATCTCTTTATTGAAAAAGATAATGCAGATGCAG gtgtTTATCATATGTTCATTCTCACAAGCAATGGATTCTTCTGCATTATGTGTCTCCCACTTGCTAAAACGCAGGAAG caATTGACAAGATGGATATGATTACGGCAAAGAAA TTACAAGGACAGATAAAGACAGCTTTCATTTCCACAGAAGAGTATCACAGCCTCGGCTGTCAGAATTTTGTGATAAGTAACTCAGTGAACAAAATCCATTTGATAATTGGG GGTAAAGGCGATTATGTACTCTCCAAATGGGAGGTAGACACTACCAATAACCTGGTGTCTGTTCGAAGTTTTGCTGATTCAAGTCTGATCAAAG ATGCAGCGAAACTTCAAGTTTTTGACAATCTGCTGTTTGTTTTAGATACAGAG aatGTTTTAAGCATGTGGGATGTTTATTCTCTTACTCTAATTTGGGATTGGCCTTTAATACATATTGAAGAATTTCTTCTAAGTACAGAGTCAGATTCTTCTCCAGTCATACG GCAAGGGCTTGCCAATGTTAAACTGATAGTCATGACAATACCGGATAACAAACAG ATGAGAAGTCTAATGGTTTTTGCATTGCCCACTATGCAACCGCTCTATTCTTTGGAAGTATCTATTGTTTCTTCACTTGTTCAAAGCGAGATTGGCACA GATACAATATACTTCTTGGAAGGAATTCATGAAAAACATCAGAT ACCCTCTGAAGGCCCAGTTTCTATTGTTGTGATGAGAAGTTTAACCGAAGCCTTGCCAGAAAATAG ACTAAGTCGCTTACTTCACAAACACAAATTCACTGAAGCAGAGAATTTTGCTATTCAGTTTGGACTAGATGTTGAG cttgtaTACAAAGTGAAAGCAAACACTATTTTAGAGAAACTAGCTTCAGCTTCTGTTGGGAGTTATGGTCACGAAGTCTGGTTGGATCTCGTGAATGAAGCCaaagaaaatttgcaaaaaatTCAG GATAGCCAATTTGTTGTGGATTACTGCATAAATGCTCCATGGCCACTGTATGAAACCACTCAAGAAATGTTGAACCACGCTAAAGTCAGA ATCTTGAAGAAAGATGATAGAACCATTGCTCCACCATCTGATGGGGCTCCGGTATCCATAACTGAG GTATTGAGAGCTCAGGCAAGGCTTACAACTTTTTATGGAGCTTTTGGACTAGAGAAATTcag TGGTATTGCTTGGACAGAATTCTTGAATAATGAAGACATTTTCAAGAATATCCTTTTTCAGCTAGAAGAAGGAAATTTATCTTGTGCACAGTACCTCTGGCTTAGGCACCAG ccagattttgaaagcagctttgaTGAGAAAATGCTGGAGAACTTGCTTAATGCCATCCATTTTGCTGTTCCTTTGAAGGAACTATGTTTGTGGCTTAGAAATGTTGTGATCCCTTTCATAAGAAGAGTTGTGCCAAAGGGACAG aaaatattagcAAAATGGCTGGAACAATGTTCTCGAAACCTTGAATTAACTGATAAG GCAAATTGGCCAGAAAATGGACTCCAAATGGCAGAGACTTTTTTTACAAGTAAAAATCAAGGTGAAATGGGACTGACAACTTTTGGCCAGTGGACTCCTTTG AGATGTGATGACTGTGAAGAGGTACATAGGTTAAAGAAGCTGGTAAATGATTTACAAGAACTGATAACACTGTACAGAAAATACAACTGCAGGCTGGCACTCTGTGATTTTGAAAAG GAAAATGCAACTACTATTGTGTTTCGCATGTTTGATAAAATTTTGGCACCAGAGCTTGTACCGTCCATTTTGGAGAAGTTTATAAAACCCTACCTGTGTGAACATAATCTACAAAAGGATGAACTTCTTCTACAGTATATAAAG GATTTGCTAGAACGTTGTCGTACGCGGTCAGCTTCAGTATTTGAAACTGCATGGGAGGCAAAGGCAATAGCTGTCATTGGCTGTATCTCTGATACAGAT CTGAAATTTGATGCAGTTCTACAGATAATGCATGGTGCTATGGTACCATGGAGTGCAGCAGTGGAGCAGCTGGTAAAACAGCATTTGGAAATGAATCATGTCAA AGTAAAGTTACTGCAGGAAAGTTATAGACTGATGGAGATGAAGAAGCTTTTGCGAGCCTATGGGATAAGAGATACTAATCTTTTAAAGGACAAGCAGATGATAATG AGGCTAGTGAAATACATTCTTAAACAAGATACCCCTACTTCTTTGGAGGATGCTTTGAAAATTGTAGCAGCATATATGCTGCCCCCTGTGGAAGTCTACATTCTGAAGATGATAGACCTGATTGACAAAGAAAGG ggaGAGGAATCTCTGACTTTGTTAAAATCTCTGACTCTTGCTGAAGCTGAGAAAGTTGCAGAGAGATTGACTGTGTGGGGAACACTGGTATTACAGAATAAAGCAGATAATTCTGAAGAG cagaaaacacaaatgtttaTGACTAAGACGCTTGTGGAAATCCTTAAATTCCTGTTCAGCATTCAAAAAG ACAATCCTCTGAAGAAAGATGAATGTGAAGCAAACCTAAATATGTTTGAAACACTGGCTACCCTGCAA GAAGATTTTGATATCTTTCTTTCAGTCAAAGAATTTAGGAATCCTTCACTGATGTCTAGGCTTCTTGAGAATCACATAAAAGCTTATGAAACTGTCAGATCTCTGTCAAAGTCTAGAAAAGTGCAAACAATGAAGTGTAATTCAGAAGATGATAAAACCAAGAACCGTTCTACTGAATCAAGGTTGTATAGACTGGCTTTGCTCCTGCAAAGGTCAGAGCAAGAACTGGGAGAAAAACTGGCCTTGAGAGCACTAGATGCTGGAAAAGTTGAAGATGCTGTAAAAATATGCAG ggAGTTCTATGAAAATCACTGTAATGAAGAAACAGGgaagctgctgttttcagcatGTCAGAGGCTTTGTCATATGTTGGGAGCTGATGTTCCAATGATCACTCCTAATAATATGAATCTTCCAGCAGTGATCTATGAAATGGCTTGCCAAGCAGCTACAGTATGTAGTCCAG AGAACAAGCTGTATCCTTTGGACTCTACAAGCCTGGCAAACTGCGCATTTGTTAAAG GACAAAACCTTCTGCTGCCAGCTAGAACTCCCATCTGTGCAGTGCTACAGAACCTCATGGAGTGCAGTCAGTGTGAGTTAGCTTTGCGGCTAATAGTCTGTTCATTTGGATCCTGTCTTCAGCATGGTGTATCAAATAACATGGATTTGTCCCTGAGTGAAAAG cTCCATGATGGCAATATGCTAGCTGAAACCAAAAGCTTTCTCATTGCTATGAAACAGAAGTGTACTTCAGTAATTATGACCACTATCCTGACCTTACTACACAAG GTATTCAACTGTCGTCTCATAGATCAGAACCTGGCATTGGGATATTGCACAATTTTGCCCAAGGAAGATATGTTCAATAAGCTGTGGGATGTCATAAACAATACATggcaaaattacagaaaagtttTG GCAGTAGCTCTGGTTGGAGCACAGCTTGCTAACCAATGtggtgaagcagaagaaaataaaaaattccaaGAATTAGTTACTGATGCAGAATGGGGTATCCAACTCGGTAAATTTGGT ATTTCTTTTGAGACTGTATTTAGACAACCACCAATAAGGAAGAAGGAACTCATAAGAACGCTGGTACAAAATCCAAAAGTAGACACAGATCTCATATTGAATTACTGCAG TACTTTCATGCTGGACAGTGATGCTGCACTGCAGCTTTGCATTGAAACACTTCTTCTCCAGAATGCTAATACAAATCATGTTGAAGATGACTCTGCAGAATACAGTGAGAAGCAACCTCATTCCACATTACTAGCTAGAGCACTAGAAATAATTCCTCTACTGAAAAGCACAAAAGACCTGGTCACTAGCCTGAGTGGAATATTGTAcaag CTTGATCCTTATGACTATGAAACTATTGAAATTGTCCTGAAAGTGATACAAAATGCTGATGAAAAGAATACCAGTATCCAGCTGAATCAG gCTTTGAGCCTCCTCAAACATCTGGAATCTTATAAAAGAATTTCTCCACCTGTAGACCTAGAACACCAATATGTTTTAGAGCATGTGATTCCCTTATCTCCAGCTGCTCAAAACAGACTGCCCTTTCATCTGATATTCTTTAGAACTGCACAATGTTTCTGGAATATTATAG ctgcagaGCTCAGTGAGGAATCCTTCCCAACACTTCTGTTGATTTCCAAACTAATGAAG GTTTCACTGGATACTTTACACATGTCTGCAGCTCGACATGTCTTTGAAAAAAAGTTGaaaccaaaaatatttgaaatgcaaaatgctggATATACATCAGTTGTTAACAAGGAAACAACTAAAACCGTGCAGATGATTCAGTCATATCTCCTGTCTATCATTAATCCAGAGTGGGCCGTAGCTATTGCTCACAAGATTGCACAAGAATTTCCAACAG gtCCTGACCAGATTCAGGCATTGAAATTCTGTCTCTATCTGGCTGAGAAATGGCTAAAGAATACTACAGCTAAG GATGAGTCACATGAAAAAGCCCAAGTCTTACAGAAGAAATTATATATGCAGTATAAGCGATCAGCAACAGAAAATGTTCTAATAACGCATAACTTGAACACTGGAGAGCATTTGAAGTCTATTGGGAAACCAGCAAATCTTATAATTTTACTATATGAACACCACAGTATAGACCAAAGAATCCAAAATCCAACTGGCAGAGACTATCCTG ATATCCATATGGCAGCTAAGGAGATAGCAGAAATTAACGATTTGGATATGAACAAAATTTGGGATAAACTGCTGGATAAATGGCTGTGTCCAAGCACGCTGCCCTCAGAA aaaactcaaGAAATCTTTCCAGATGTACAGGAAGATGAAGAACTCCGAAG AGTTATATATCTACTTCAGTCACGGCCAATGGATTATAGTTCAAGAATGCTTTTTGCAATTACAACATCTGCCACATCT cCAATTGGTGTTACTCAGCTGACATTTGCTCACAGGAGCAGAGCACTTAAGTGTCTGCTCTACTTGGCAGATACCAACACTGTGGAATCACTCTTCAAGAAACCCATTGAGAAAGTAAA GTATTTTCTAAAATGCTGCATTTATCTGGCAGAGTTTGAAATCTTGAATATTCCATATACTTATGAATCATTTCATAAGAGTCCTAAGGAAGGAATGATTAAAGGGCTGTGGAAGAATCACAGCCATGAACCCAcg GCTGTTAGACTGGTGACAGAACTTAGCCTAGAATACAAAGTATATGATTCCCAACTGTGGAACGGCCTCCTACAGAAACTCCTTGGTTTCAGTATG aTTCAATATCTAAGAAGAGTTTTGTTAGCAATTACTGGGATTCATTCATTATGGGAG ATTCCCAACTTCAGTCGAGCTTGGCGAAGTATAGTTCTGTCACCATTTCTCACAG cTTCATGTCCACCAAGTCCTAAACAGTTAGAGGAATGTTGCGAGTGTTTTGTGATTCTGCTCAA GTGTCCAGTTCTGGCTGACTTGGATGTCATTGGAATAGCTAAACAATATGCACAGTTAGACCTTCCAGCTTTTGCTTTGGGGTGCCTGTTGCTAATTCCTCAGTCTGAGAAGCGAGAGCAGCAAATTCAG ggTTTCTTATCGACATGTAACACAGAAACTGTGCTGCAACAAATAGATGAACACATGAACACTGGAGAAGTAGTGGCATTTGCTTCTCAG ATTAGATCTTTGGTTTTGGACAGTATCATAAATGAGAAGCTATATGAAAAATTCTTGAAAACTAAGTATTTTCCACTGTTGAAGCAACAACTGATGAATACTCACCGAGTGAAAGAACTGGtggaatattttgctgaaaagaaCTG CATTGATGATGCAACAGCCCTAATTCAAGAATATCAAGAGAAATGTGGAAATCCCATTTTGGTAGATACACCATCGTGTGATCTTCTGAAG GTGTATCTGAATGGACCAGAGGAGACCTGTGTACTAGAATCGTCATCGATAAGGTCTTGA